One genomic segment of Gasterosteus aculeatus chromosome 6, fGasAcu3.hap1.1, whole genome shotgun sequence includes these proteins:
- the LOC120820368 gene encoding uncharacterized protein LOC120820368, with translation MSLMKDGTRSEEQPQVSRQQLYEDYVHFYQPRPEVAPCRDPSLLNTAARYLRGGPEPPGPFTVFPFHRAVAHHRARSGAYGRKHLCAFSRATQLLETICLNLFLQPWKKEIRTLKTFTGAFIYGLVPVLSGSTIQSVLASIGYVPRPDTPSEYRLREDADPDRAMLLAFELLLARVECDHLLEILEKDQLEPQEFMEVLQRRMGPSQLDEPTEKTGTGENEEENHEMEEVPLNLDSRLTVEAQPEPPGCPLVGVDESIMEMQKTYPDLAFRGRPLLPDKPQRTNSSRRDVPTTTTTNDPSGDSKGSERIKGTHSSTRSQDDSRADDDDACKGRGCTIRNSDGSREDGETQKHGGAQPTAETPACTLADIRRSANQKPPLSSTDAVQQKAELAESPLHVQDTKKEVERKLDNHGEEGHTREDTLGQPVTAGPEPGHAASRSSRSDPAEMEEQKQHLPLATGAAESFRGGDGAEQQESKDTGRDEEQLTKSFVMVELHKK, from the exons ATGTCGCTCATGAAGGACGGAACCAGGTCGGAGGAGCAGCCGCAGGTCTCCCGGCAGCAGCTGTATGaggactacgtccacttctacCAGCCGCGTCCCGAGGTGGCCCCGTGCCGCGACCCGTCGCTGCTCAACACGGCGGCTCGGTACCTGCGGGGGGGCCCGGAGCCCCCGGGGCCTTTCACCGTGTTCCCGTTCCACCGGGCCGTGGCGCACCACCGGGCGCGCAGCGGCGCGTACGGGAGGAAACATCTGTGCGCCTTCAGCAGAGCCACCCAGCTGCTGGAGACCATCTGCCTCAATCTGTTCCTGCAGCCCTGGAAGAAAGAGATCAGGACGCTGAAG ACGTTTACGGGCGCGTTTATTTACGGTCTCGTGCCGGTTCTCAGCGGCTCCACCATTCAGTCCGTTCTGGCTTCCATCGGCTACGTGCCTCGTCCTGACACTCCAAG TGAATACAGACTGAGAGAAGATGCTGACCCAGACAGGGCCATGCTGCTGGcctttgagctgctgctggccAGGGTGGAATGTGACCACCTGCTGGAGATCTTGGAGAAGGATCAGCTGGAACCACAG GAATTTATGGAGGTCCTCCAGAGGAGAATGGGGCCTTCACAACTGGATGAACCTACCGAGAAAACAGGAACAGGGGAAAACGAAGAGGAGAACCATGAAATGGAAGAG GTGCCTCTGAATTTGGACTCCAGGCTCACAGTGGAAGCCCAGCCCGAGCCTCCAGGCTGCCCCCTCGTCGGCGTAGACGAGTCCATAATGGAGATGCAGAAGACCTACCCTGACCTCGCCTTCAGGGGCCGTCCTCTGCTACCGGACAAACCTCAacgaacaaacagcagcagaagagatgttcccaccaccaccaccaccaatgACCCCAGTGGTGACAGTAAAGGGTCTGAGCGTATTAAAGGCACGCATTCATCTACACGCAGTCAGGATGACAGCAGAGCCGATGACGACGACGCATGCAAAGGCAGAGGTTGTACCATCAGGAACAGCGATGGAAGCAGAGAGGACGGGGAGACGCAGAAACATGGAGGGGCCCAGCCAACAGCAGAGACACCTGCCTGCACGCTAGCAg ACATACGACGATCGGCCAACCAGAAGCCTCCTCTCAGCTCGACGGACGCGGTGCAGCAGAAAGCAGAGCTGGCCGAGAGCCCCCTGCATGTGCAAGATACCAAAAAGGAAGTGGAGAGAAAACTAGACAACCACGGGGAGGAGGGACACACACGAGAGGACACTCTGGGTCAGCCAGTGACGGCGGGGCCAGAACCAGGTCATGCTGCAAGTAGATCCTCCCGGTCTGATCctgcagagatggaggagcagaagcagcACCTCCCACTGGCCACCGGTGCAGCAGAGAGCTTCAGAGGAGGGGACGGGGCAGAGCAGCAGGAGTCAAAGGACACGGGGAGAGACGAGGAGCAGCTGACAAAGAGCTTCGTGATGGTGGAGCTTCACAAGAAATGA